In Tripterygium wilfordii isolate XIE 37 chromosome 15, ASM1340144v1, whole genome shotgun sequence, one DNA window encodes the following:
- the LOC119979865 gene encoding probable indole-3-pyruvate monooxygenase YUCCA11, with product MSSALVEVVVLIVGAGPAGLATSACLNMHSIPNLLLEREECSASLWRNRAYDRLKLHLGKQFCALPHMPFPSNLPEFVPRKDFINYLDEYSSRFNINPRYNRSVESASYDERMKKWRVLVKNSASHVNEVYLARFLVAATGENSEGLIPNVHGLDSFEGKYMHSNQYANGMELRGKDVLVVGCGNSGMEIAYDLYNWGANTSIVVRSPVHIVTKEIVFGAMLLQSSLPLTMIDSITVKLSKLAFGDISKYGFQMPKEGPFYLKTLTGRSPTIDVGAMDKIKTGDIKVQSSIITSIKGNQITFGDGKVDEYDVIIFATGYKSTVRRWLKDGGDDLFNENGMPKQNCQQWKGQNGLYCAGFARKGLLGIAADANNIATDIASALDKNTD from the exons ATGTCTTCTGCATTAGTGGAAGTAGTTGTTCTTATTGTAGGTGCTGGTCCTGCAGGGTTAGCAACATCTGCATGCCTAAACATGCACTCGATTCCAAATCTTTTGCTTGAAAGAGAGGAATGTAGTGCCTCTCTATGGAGAAATCGTGCCTACGATCGCTTGAAACTTCACTTGGGAAAACAATTTTGTGCACTCCCTCACATGCCATTCCCTTCTAATCTGCCCGAATTTGTGCCAAGGAAAGATTTTATCAATTACTTGGACGAGTATTCATCTCGTTTCAACATAAACCCGCGATACAATCGTTCTGTCGAGTCTGCTTCCTATGACGAGAGAATGAAGAAATGGCGTGTCCTGGTCAAGAATAGTGCTTCACATGTGAATGAAGTTTACCTTGCAAGGTTTCTTGTGGCTGCAACTGGTGAAAATAGTGAAGGATTGATCCCTAATGTTCATGGGCTGGATAGCTTTGAAGGGAAGTACATGCATTCGAATCAATATGCCAATGGCATGGAATTGAGAGGCAAAGATGTTTTGGTTGTGGGTTGTGGGAATTCTGGAATGGAGATCGCCTATGATTTGTATAACTGGGGCGCTAATACGTCCATTGTTGTTCGTAGCCCG GTACATATCGTCACCAAGGAGATTGTGTTCGGGGCAATGCTTTTGCAATCAAGCTTACCATTGACAATGATTGATTCCATAACTGTGAAGCTTAGCAAACTGGCGTTTGGAGATATCTCCAAATATGGGTTTCAAATGCCAAAAGAGGGTCCATTTTATCTCAAAACATTAACAGGTCGATCTCCTACCATTGATGTTGGGGCTATGGACAAGATCAAGACGGGAGATATCAAG GTTCAGTCATCGATAATTACAAGTATCAAAGGAAACCAAATCACTTTCGGAGATGGCAAGGTAGATGAATACGACGTTATCATCTTTGCTACAGGTTACAAAAGCACAGTCCGAAGGTGGCTCAAG gATGGTGGTGATGATCTTTTTAATGAGAATGGAATGCCCAAGCAAAATTGTCAACAATGGAAGGGTCAAAACGGTCTTTACTGTGCTGGATTTGCAAGAAAAGGTCTTCTAGGAATTGCAGCGGATGCGAACAATATAGCCACTGATATTGCTTCAGCACTAGATAAGAATACAGATTGA
- the LOC120016254 gene encoding probable protein phosphatase 2C 11 has translation MISYRNPDALFSGGGISFLTGSHTTKFSYGYSSFKGKRASMEDFYETRISEVDGQMVAFFGVFDGHGGSRTAEYLKNNLFKNLINHPNFITNTKAAIDEVFRQTDADYLNFENGQQRNAGSTASTALLVGDRLLVANVGDSRVVACRAGSAVPLSIDHKPDRLDERQRIEEAGGFVIWAGTWRVGGVLAVSRAFGDKLLKPYVVAEPEIQEADIGDVDFIIIASDGLWNVLSNEDAVAAVQDMRDAEAASRTLVREAFTRGSSDNITCIVVRFENS, from the exons ATGATATCCTACAGAAATCCCGATGCCCTCTTCAGTGGTGGCGGTATCAG CTTTCTCACTGGAAGCCATACCACAAAATTTAGCTATGGATATTCCAGTTTCAAGGGTAAAAGAGCTTCGATGGAGGATTTCTATGAGACAAGGATATCAGAAGTTGATGGTCAGATGGTTGCCTTCTTTGGTGTTTTTGATG GTCATGGAGGCTCCAGAACTGCAGAATACCTAAAGAACAACCTTTTCAAGAACTTGATTAACCACCCCAATTTCATTACTAATACAAAGGCAGCAATTG ATGAAGTATTTAGGCAGACCGATGCCGATTATCTCAACTTTGAAAATGGCCAGCAGAGGAATGCTGGGTCAACTGCATCAACTGCTTTGTTGGTGGGGGATCGGCTACTTGTTGCAAATGTTGGTGATTCTAGAGTGGTTGCGTGTAGGGCTGGATCAG CTGTTCCATTATCAATTGATCACAAACCTGATAGATTGGATGAACGCCAAAGGATTGAAGAGGCAGGAGGTTTCGTCATTTGGGCAG GAACATGGCGAGTTGGTGGTGTTCTTGCTGTTTCTCGTGCGTTTGGGGACAAACTACTTAAGCCCTATGTAGTTGCTGAGCCAGAAATTCAg GAAGCAGATATTGGTGATGtagattttattattattgcaaGTGATGGACTTTGGAACGTCTTATCTAATGAG GATGCTGTGGCTGCAGTGCAAGACATGAGAGACGCAGAAGCAGCATCAAGAACACTCGTGCGAGAAGCTTTTACACGAGGAAGCTCTGACAATATTACTTGCATCGTCGTCAGATTTGAAAACTCTTGA
- the LOC120017048 gene encoding ACT domain-containing protein ACR3, translated as MPKDSWAYFDPEYENLSIRINPPRVSVDNSTFSDCTLIKVDSMNKPGILLEVVQILSDLDLIINKAYISSDGGWFMDVFHVTDQRGKKITDRNTINHIEKALGPKSHNIDGAKTSPDKQVGVHSIGDHTAIELIGRDRPGLLSEISAVLANLHFNVVAAEVWTHNRRIACVVYVNDNNTSRAVDDPTRLSVMEEQLKNILRGCEDDEQVARTSFSMGFTHVDRRLHQMLFSDRDYEGSGAAPAVDYPTLYKPQITVERCDDKGYSMVTVRCKDRAKLMFDIVCTLTDMQYVVFHATISSDGPYALQEYYIRHMDGCVLDTEGEKQRVIKCIEAAIQRRVSEGVSLEVCAKDRVGLLSEVTRVLRENGLSVTRAGVSTVGEQAVNVFYVSDPSGNPVDKKTIEALSREIGHTMMVNVKKSPGAQAKENEVSGLAKTFFFFGNLFERFKA; from the exons ATGCCTAAAGATAGTTGGGCATACTTTGATCCTGAATATGAGAACTTGAGCATCAGAATCAACCCTCCAAG GGTCTCTGTAGACAACTCTACTTTCAGTGACTGTACCCTGATCAAG GTTGACAGTATGAACAAACCGGGGATACTGCTTGAAGTTGTGCAAATCCTATCAGACCTTGACCTGATCATCAACAAGGCTTACATCTCCTCTGATGGTGGATGGTTTATGGACG TTTTTCATGTCACTGATCAACGCGGAAAGAAGATTACAGATCGCAACACTATCAATCACATAGAGAAG GCTCTAGGACCTAAAAGCCATAATATAGATGGAGCAAAGACTTCACCAGACAAGCAGGTTGGGGTCCACTCAATTGGAGATCACACAGCAATTGAACTAATTGGCAGGGATCGCCCAGGTCTCTTATCTGAGATATCTGCTGTCCTTGCTAATCTTCACTTTAATGTGGTTGCTGCTGAAGTTTGGACCCACAATAGGCGGATAGCTTGTGTAGTTTATGTCAATGATAATAACACAAGCCGTGCAGTGGATGACCCAACTAGATTATCTGTTATGGAGGAGCAGCTCAAAAATATCCTACGTGGCTGTGAGGATGACGAACAAGTGGCTCGCACCAGCTTCTCCATGGGTTTCACCCATGTTGACCGACGGCTCCACCAAATGTTGTTTTCTGATAGGGATTATGAAGGTAGTGGAGCGGCACCTGCGGTTGATTATCCTACCTTGTATAAACCACAAATCACAGTTGAGCGCTGTGATGACAAGGGGTACTCTATGGTTACTGTACGCTGCAAAGACCGGGCCAaacttatgtttgatattgtcTGCACCCTTACAGACATGCAATATGTTGTTTTTCATGCCACCATCTCATCAGATGGCCCTTACGCGTTGCAG GAGTACTATATTCGTCACATGGATGGCTGTGTACTTGATACTGAAGGAGAGAAGCAGAGAGTCATCAAATGTATTGAAGCAGCTATTCAAAGAAGAGTAAGTGAG GGTGTGAGCCTGGAGGTCTGTGCAAAAGATAGGGTAGGCTTGCTCTCTGAAGTTACAAGGGTTCTACGAGAGAATGGATTGTCAGTCACCAGAGCTGGTGTTAGCACGGTTGGAGAGCAAGCAGTGAATGTCTTCTATGTGAGCGACCCATCTGGGAATCCAGTGGACAAGAAAACTATCGAAGCACTGAGTAGAGAAATTGGCCATACAATGATGGTTAATGTGAAGAAATCACCAGGTGCACAAGCGAAGGAAAATGAGGTTAGTGGTTTGGCCAAaacattcttcttctttggcaACTTATTTGAAAGGTTCAAGGCCTGA